The following are encoded in a window of Streptomyces sp. 11x1 genomic DNA:
- a CDS encoding ABC transporter ATP-binding protein produces MNDNDSASAHANDKRSTVNRLSAEKVTLAYDQRVIAERLSVEIPDNSFTVIVGPNACGKSTLLRALSRMLKPSQGRVLLDGQVIQSIPAKKVARSLGLLPQSSIAPDGITVGDLVGRGRYPHQGLLRQWSAEDERIVRESMESTGVAELADRYVDELSGGQRQRVWIAMALAQQTPLLLLDEPTTFLDIQHQIDVLDLCAELHEEQGRTLVAVLHDLNHAARYATHLIALRDGSVIAEGAPSEIVTADLVEEVFGLRCQVIDDPETGTPLVVPAARKARSGEARAEKVTAARGAS; encoded by the coding sequence ATGAACGACAACGACAGCGCGTCGGCGCACGCGAACGACAAGAGGAGCACCGTGAACCGCCTGTCCGCCGAGAAGGTCACTCTCGCCTACGACCAGCGGGTCATCGCCGAACGGCTGTCGGTGGAGATTCCCGACAACTCATTCACAGTGATCGTCGGCCCCAACGCCTGCGGCAAGTCCACGCTGCTGCGAGCCCTCTCCCGGATGCTGAAGCCGTCCCAGGGGCGGGTGCTGCTCGACGGGCAGGTCATCCAGTCGATCCCCGCGAAGAAGGTCGCCCGGTCGCTCGGCCTGCTGCCGCAGTCGTCGATCGCGCCCGACGGGATCACCGTCGGCGATCTCGTGGGCCGCGGCCGCTACCCGCACCAGGGGCTGCTGCGGCAGTGGTCGGCGGAGGACGAGCGGATCGTCCGGGAGTCCATGGAGTCGACCGGGGTCGCCGAGCTGGCCGACCGCTACGTCGACGAGCTGTCCGGCGGCCAGCGCCAGCGGGTCTGGATCGCCATGGCACTCGCCCAGCAGACCCCGCTGCTGCTGCTCGACGAGCCGACCACCTTCCTCGACATCCAGCACCAGATCGACGTGCTCGACCTGTGCGCCGAACTCCACGAGGAGCAGGGACGCACGCTGGTCGCCGTACTGCACGACCTCAACCACGCCGCCCGCTACGCCACCCACCTCATCGCCCTGCGCGACGGATCGGTGATCGCCGAGGGCGCCCCCTCCGAGATCGTCACCGCCGATCTGGTCGAGGAGGTGTTCGGGCTGCGCTGCCAGGTCATCGACGACCCGGAGACGGGCACCCCCCTGGTGGTACCGGCAGCGCGCAAGGCACGGTCCGGCGAGGCGAGGGCCGAGAAGGTGACGGCTGCTAGAGGAGCTTCCTGA
- a CDS encoding SCP2 sterol-binding domain-containing protein produces the protein MATIDECRAALEKLSDNMAGADGHVREATALDRSVSCHIKDLDVTFVGRMREGRIEVHDTLQGPPVEKAQIRLAMTGVDLVALVDGELNFAKAWGSGRVKLEAGFRDLLQLRKLL, from the coding sequence ATGGCAACGATCGATGAGTGCCGCGCCGCGCTCGAAAAGCTCTCGGACAACATGGCAGGCGCCGATGGACACGTGCGCGAGGCGACGGCCCTCGACCGTTCGGTGAGCTGCCACATCAAGGATCTCGACGTCACCTTCGTGGGCCGGATGCGGGAGGGCCGGATCGAGGTGCACGACACCCTTCAGGGGCCGCCCGTCGAGAAGGCGCAGATCCGCCTCGCGATGACGGGCGTCGACCTGGTGGCCCTGGTCGACGGGGAACTGAACTTCGCCAAGGCCTGGGGTTCGGGCCGGGTGAAGCTGGAGGCGGGCTTCCGCGACCTGCTCCAGCTCAGGAAGCTCCTCTAG
- a CDS encoding TlyA family RNA methyltransferase codes for MAGVARRRLDAELVRRKLARSREHASQLIAAGRVTVGRTVATKSATQVETAAAIVVVSDDSDPEYVSRGGHKLAGALEVFGPQGLAVEGRRALDAGASTGGFTDVLLRAGVAHVVAVDVGYGQLAWTLQSDERVTVKDRTNVRELTLEAIDGEPVDLVVGDLSFIPLGLVLPALVRCVKPDADLVMMVKPQFEVGKERLGSGGVVRSPELRAEAVREVARRAGELGLGVKGVTASPLPGPSGNVEYFLWLRAGAPALDPADVDRAVAEGPR; via the coding sequence GTGGCAGGAGTCGCACGCCGTCGTCTGGACGCCGAACTGGTCCGGCGCAAGCTCGCGCGGTCGCGTGAGCACGCGAGCCAGCTGATCGCCGCCGGTCGGGTCACCGTCGGCAGGACCGTCGCGACCAAGTCCGCCACCCAGGTGGAGACCGCCGCCGCGATCGTGGTCGTGAGCGACGACAGCGACCCCGAGTACGTGTCCCGGGGCGGCCACAAGCTCGCGGGCGCCCTTGAGGTCTTCGGCCCGCAGGGGCTGGCCGTCGAGGGGCGGCGGGCGCTGGACGCCGGAGCCTCCACCGGCGGGTTCACCGACGTACTGCTGCGGGCCGGGGTCGCGCACGTCGTCGCCGTGGACGTGGGATACGGACAACTCGCCTGGACCTTGCAGAGCGATGAACGCGTCACCGTCAAGGACCGTACGAACGTACGCGAGTTGACGCTCGAAGCGATCGATGGGGAGCCTGTGGATCTTGTCGTGGGGGATTTGTCCTTCATCCCGCTCGGCCTGGTACTGCCCGCCCTGGTGCGGTGCGTGAAACCGGACGCCGATCTGGTGATGATGGTCAAGCCGCAGTTCGAGGTGGGGAAGGAGCGGCTGGGCAGTGGGGGAGTCGTACGGAGTCCGGAGCTGCGCGCCGAGGCGGTGCGCGAGGTGGCCCGGCGGGCCGGGGAACTGGGGCTCGGGGTGAAGGGTGTGACGGCCAGTCCGCTGCCCGGTCCCTCGGGCAATGTCGAATACTTTCTGTGGCTGCGTGCCGGGGCACCCGCGCTGGACCCGGCCGACGTCGACCGAGCAGTGGCGGAGGGGCCGCGGTGA
- a CDS encoding NAD kinase, with protein sequence MTQDRSRTVFLLTHTGRPAAIRSAELVVKGLLHHGIVVRVLEYEAEDIPLPEEVELVKEATPQCLDGCELLIVLGGDGTLLRGAEFARASGVPMLGVNLGSVGFLAEAERDDLDKVVDRVVTKSYEVEERMTVDVVVHQNGDIVHTDWALNEAAVQKAGAEKLLEVVLEIDGRPVTGFGCDGIVLSTPTGSTAYAFSAGGPVVWPEVEALLMVPISAHALFAKPLVTSPNSVLAVEVLPHIPPGVLWCDGRRTVELPPGARVEVRRGAVPVRLARLHHASFTDRLVAKFALPVSGWRGARH encoded by the coding sequence GTGACTCAGGACCGATCTCGAACTGTCTTCCTGCTCACCCACACCGGGCGGCCGGCGGCGATCCGCAGTGCCGAACTCGTCGTCAAGGGGCTGCTGCACCACGGCATCGTCGTGCGCGTCCTGGAGTACGAGGCCGAGGACATCCCGCTGCCGGAGGAGGTGGAGCTCGTCAAGGAGGCCACCCCGCAGTGCCTCGACGGGTGCGAGCTGCTCATCGTCCTCGGCGGTGACGGCACGCTGCTGCGCGGCGCCGAGTTCGCCCGCGCGTCCGGGGTGCCGATGCTCGGCGTCAACCTCGGCAGCGTCGGCTTCCTCGCGGAGGCCGAGCGGGACGACCTCGACAAGGTCGTCGACCGCGTGGTGACCAAGTCCTACGAGGTCGAGGAGCGGATGACCGTCGATGTCGTCGTTCACCAGAACGGGGACATCGTCCACACGGACTGGGCGCTCAACGAGGCGGCCGTGCAGAAGGCCGGCGCCGAGAAGCTGCTCGAAGTCGTCCTGGAGATCGACGGGCGGCCGGTGACCGGGTTCGGGTGCGACGGCATCGTGCTGTCGACTCCGACGGGGTCGACGGCGTACGCGTTCTCGGCGGGCGGGCCCGTGGTGTGGCCCGAGGTCGAGGCGCTGCTGATGGTGCCGATCTCCGCGCACGCGCTGTTCGCCAAGCCGTTGGTGACGTCGCCGAACTCGGTGCTGGCGGTGGAGGTGCTGCCGCACATTCCGCCGGGCGTGCTGTGGTGCGACGGGCGGCGGACCGTCGAGCTGCCGCCGGGGGCGCGGGTGGAGGTGCGGCGGGGGGCTGTGCCGGTGCGGCTGGCTCGGTTGCACCACGCGTCGTTCACGGATCGGCTGGTGGCGAAGTTCGCGCTGCCGGTTTCGGGGTGGCGGGGGGCTCGGCACTAG
- the recN gene encoding DNA repair protein RecN, with translation MRIRSLGVIDDAVVELSPGFTAVTGETGAGKTMVVTSLGLLLGGRADPALVRIGAKSAVVEGRIAVPEGAAAVVRAEEAGAELDDGALLISRTVSAEGRSRAHLGGRSVPVGMLAELADELVAVHGQTDQQGLLKLSRQRAALDRYAGDAVAVPLTKYGEAYRRLRAVTTELDEIVTRARERAQEADMLRYGLDEIAGVEPRAGEDVELAEEAERLGHAEALASAATAAHVALAGNPEDPEGVDATTLVAGAHRALAAVRSHDPALSVLAERIGEVGILLGDVAGELAGYADDLDADPLRLAAVEERRAALTALTRKYGRYGEDIASVLTWAEEGAQRLTELDGDDERIEELTAERDALRAELGGLAQALTDARAEAAERFAAAVTAELASLAMPHARVSFEIRQTDDPEGVEVGGRTVAYGPSGADEVELLLAPHPGAPPRPIAKGASGGELSRVMLAVEVVFAGTDPVPTYLFDEVDAGVGGKAAVEIGRRLARLARSAQVVVVTHLPQVAAFADRQLLVEKTNDGSVTRSGVKVLEGEERVRELSRMLAGQEDSETARAHAEELLAAARADA, from the coding sequence ATGCGGATACGGTCGCTCGGAGTCATCGACGACGCTGTCGTCGAGTTGTCGCCCGGCTTCACCGCCGTGACGGGTGAGACGGGTGCGGGCAAGACCATGGTGGTCACCAGCCTCGGCCTGCTGCTCGGCGGGCGGGCGGACCCGGCGCTCGTGCGGATCGGTGCGAAGAGCGCCGTCGTGGAGGGCCGGATCGCCGTGCCCGAGGGCGCGGCGGCGGTGGTCCGGGCCGAGGAGGCCGGGGCCGAACTCGACGACGGGGCGCTGCTGATCAGCCGTACCGTGTCCGCCGAGGGACGGTCCCGGGCACATCTGGGCGGGCGGTCCGTCCCCGTGGGCATGCTCGCCGAGCTGGCCGACGAACTCGTCGCCGTGCACGGGCAGACCGACCAGCAGGGGCTGCTGAAGCTGTCCCGGCAGCGGGCGGCGCTCGACCGGTACGCGGGCGACGCGGTGGCCGTACCGCTCACCAAGTACGGCGAGGCCTACCGGCGGCTGCGGGCCGTGACGACCGAACTCGACGAGATCGTCACCCGCGCGCGGGAGCGGGCCCAGGAAGCCGACATGCTGCGGTACGGCCTGGACGAGATCGCCGGCGTCGAACCCCGGGCCGGCGAGGACGTGGAACTGGCCGAGGAGGCCGAGCGGCTCGGGCACGCGGAGGCGCTGGCCTCGGCGGCGACGGCCGCGCACGTCGCTCTCGCGGGCAATCCCGAGGACCCGGAGGGCGTGGACGCCACCACCCTCGTCGCGGGCGCGCACCGTGCGCTGGCGGCCGTGCGGTCGCACGACCCGGCGCTCTCCGTGCTTGCCGAGCGGATCGGGGAGGTCGGGATCCTGCTGGGCGACGTGGCCGGGGAGCTCGCCGGATACGCCGACGACCTGGACGCCGACCCGCTGCGGCTGGCGGCCGTCGAGGAGCGGCGGGCCGCGCTGACGGCGCTGACGCGGAAGTACGGCCGGTACGGTGAGGACATCGCCTCGGTCCTGACGTGGGCCGAGGAGGGCGCCCAGCGGCTCACCGAACTCGACGGCGACGACGAGCGCATCGAGGAGCTGACCGCCGAGCGGGACGCGCTGCGGGCCGAGTTGGGTGGCCTCGCCCAGGCGTTGACGGACGCCCGTGCCGAGGCCGCCGAGCGGTTCGCCGCGGCCGTCACCGCCGAGCTGGCCTCGCTCGCCATGCCGCACGCGCGAGTGTCGTTCGAGATCCGACAGACGGACGACCCCGAGGGCGTCGAGGTGGGCGGGCGTACGGTCGCGTACGGACCCTCCGGCGCGGACGAGGTCGAGCTGCTGCTCGCGCCGCATCCGGGGGCGCCGCCGAGGCCCATCGCCAAGGGCGCGTCCGGTGGTGAGCTGTCGCGGGTGATGCTGGCCGTGGAGGTGGTGTTCGCGGGGACGGACCCCGTGCCGACGTATCTCTTCGACGAGGTCGACGCCGGTGTCGGCGGCAAGGCCGCGGTCGAGATCGGCCGACGGCTCGCTCGTCTCGCCAGATCGGCGCAGGTCGTGGTGGTCACGCACCTGCCGCAGGTGGCGGCCTTCGCGGACCGGCAGTTGCTGGTGGAGAAGACCAACGACGGTTCGGTGACCCGGTCCGGTGTGAAGGTCCTGGAGGGCGAGGAGCGGGTGCGCGAGCTGTCGCGCATGCTCGCCGGCCAGGAGGACTCGGAGACGGCCCGGGCCCACGCGGAGGAACTGCTGGCGGCGGCCCGCGCGGACGCCTAG
- a CDS encoding glycosyltransferase family 4 protein, translated as MSHVSSHSPHGQSPLRTVQVLGGGSAVSSAHVRSLASGLVARGVRVTVCAPSDTDGQYDFTGVGAHHVHVPRSSDPASVASLRGAFADADLVHAHGLHAGFRATLALGRRTTPLVVTLHRRSYAEGARAHLLRLLERRVAKAAAVVLGTSPDLVDRARSRGARDARLAAVALPVPRPAVPGGDPDRPASKVRAELGATERPLLMAVGTLDRLRGYDTLLDAARRWRGLDPAPLVVVVGEGPLRGTLQRRIEDEELPVRLVGRRDDVSELIAAADLALLAGGAEGRSVLAQEALHARVPLVAAAVGSVPDLVGDGAELVPYGDAEALAGAVESLLGDPARCEALRERGTRQAATWPTEDETVAQVLSVYDELTRLRPLT; from the coding sequence GTGAGCCACGTGAGCAGCCACTCACCACACGGCCAGTCGCCGCTGCGGACCGTGCAAGTGCTCGGCGGCGGCAGCGCGGTGAGCAGCGCGCATGTGCGGTCGCTGGCCTCGGGGCTGGTCGCCAGGGGCGTGCGGGTCACCGTCTGCGCCCCCAGTGACACGGACGGGCAGTACGACTTCACCGGCGTCGGCGCCCACCACGTCCATGTGCCCCGCAGCAGCGACCCCGCCTCGGTGGCCAGTCTGCGCGGCGCGTTCGCGGACGCCGACCTGGTGCACGCGCACGGACTTCACGCCGGCTTCCGCGCCACCCTCGCGCTCGGCCGGCGCACCACCCCGCTCGTCGTCACCCTGCACAGGCGGTCGTACGCCGAGGGCGCGCGGGCGCATCTGCTGCGGCTGCTGGAGCGGCGGGTGGCCAAGGCCGCCGCCGTGGTGCTCGGCACCTCCCCCGACCTGGTCGACCGGGCCCGCAGCCGGGGCGCGCGCGACGCACGGCTCGCCGCCGTCGCACTGCCGGTGCCGCGCCCGGCCGTCCCCGGTGGGGATCCGGACCGGCCCGCGTCCAAGGTCAGGGCCGAACTGGGCGCCACGGAACGCCCGTTGCTCATGGCCGTCGGCACGCTCGACCGCCTGCGGGGGTACGACACCCTGCTCGACGCCGCCCGTCGGTGGCGAGGTCTCGACCCGGCGCCGCTGGTCGTCGTCGTGGGCGAGGGGCCGCTGCGGGGCACGCTGCAGCGGCGTATCGAGGACGAGGAGCTGCCCGTTCGGCTCGTCGGGCGGCGCGACGACGTCTCCGAACTGATCGCGGCGGCCGACCTCGCGCTGCTGGCCGGCGGTGCCGAGGGCCGCTCGGTCCTCGCTCAGGAGGCGCTCCACGCACGCGTGCCGCTGGTCGCCGCCGCCGTCGGATCGGTGCCCGATCTGGTCGGCGACGGCGCGGAACTCGTCCCGTACGGCGACGCCGAGGCGCTGGCCGGGGCCGTCGAGAGCCTCCTCGGCGACCCCGCCAGGTGCGAGGCGCTGCGGGAGCGCGGCACCCGGCAGGCGGCCACCTGGCCGACCGAGGACGAGACGGTGGCCCAGGTGCTCAGTGTGTACGACGAGTTGACGCGGCTCAGGCCCCTGACCTGA
- a CDS encoding PucR family transcriptional regulator, whose amino-acid sequence MDTRGGREPGDGREAQGGITVRRALELPGLRGGLPEILAGADRLHRTVRWVHAGEVPNIASLLKGGELLLTTGYGLGTRPADQRAFVRTLAERGISALVVELGPRFARLPAALVETARSAGLPLVQLHREVAFVTVTEEIHTEIVNGHYALLQQAEEVHRRCTEALLGGGGVPQVLGILADFSGNPVFLETPDGQLLYAAGSGPADTDPLQVWEGLRGRHQDDPPAGSTLVDVPGGGPGTGAVRARLVLLPVLAPLAPVHRMAAERAAGILAVVLMQARQEEELAARGRGDFLTDLAEGRVQAEDAPAQARVLGFKPGSGPLLPVVMRLADGLSPGGGWAVLARAVAEELASVGVPALLGVRPVEGRVPLLLALRADSERTAVADKAAAALRAGVERAGMRRPGGRPPVVVVGVPGGWAAASAGLRHAAEAATAAQGLADRPWYDARRLDIDLLLWRLRDHPDLAAFVERAIGPLRDHDDRAKPSLLPTLETYLAHAGRKAETARELHLNRQTLYNRLARIGELLGTDLDDPQAVLALSLALRARRHVG is encoded by the coding sequence ATGGACACCCGTGGAGGCCGCGAACCAGGTGACGGCCGTGAGGCGCAGGGCGGCATCACCGTCCGGCGGGCGCTGGAGCTGCCCGGACTGCGCGGTGGGCTGCCGGAGATCCTCGCGGGCGCCGACCGGCTGCACCGCACCGTGCGCTGGGTGCACGCGGGCGAGGTCCCGAACATCGCCTCGCTCCTCAAGGGCGGCGAGCTGCTGCTGACCACCGGGTACGGGCTCGGCACCCGCCCCGCCGACCAGCGCGCGTTCGTCCGGACCCTCGCCGAACGCGGTATCTCGGCCCTGGTGGTCGAACTGGGCCCGCGCTTCGCCCGGCTCCCGGCGGCCCTCGTCGAGACGGCGCGCTCGGCCGGGCTCCCGCTCGTCCAACTGCACCGCGAGGTGGCCTTCGTGACGGTCACCGAGGAGATCCACACCGAGATCGTCAACGGCCACTACGCGCTCCTCCAGCAGGCCGAGGAGGTGCACCGCCGCTGCACCGAGGCCCTGCTCGGCGGGGGCGGGGTCCCGCAGGTCCTCGGCATCCTGGCCGACTTCAGCGGCAACCCGGTCTTCCTGGAGACCCCCGACGGACAGCTCCTCTACGCCGCCGGGAGCGGGCCCGCGGACACCGATCCCCTCCAGGTGTGGGAGGGGCTGCGCGGCCGGCACCAGGACGATCCGCCAGCCGGGTCGACCCTCGTCGACGTACCGGGCGGCGGCCCCGGCACCGGCGCGGTACGGGCCCGGCTGGTCCTCCTGCCCGTCCTCGCCCCCCTGGCGCCCGTCCACCGGATGGCGGCCGAACGCGCGGCCGGCATCCTCGCCGTCGTCCTGATGCAGGCCCGGCAGGAGGAGGAGCTGGCCGCGCGGGGGCGCGGCGACTTCCTCACCGACCTCGCCGAGGGCCGCGTCCAGGCCGAGGACGCCCCCGCGCAGGCCCGCGTCCTCGGTTTCAAGCCGGGCTCCGGCCCCCTGCTGCCCGTCGTGATGCGGCTCGCCGACGGCCTCTCCCCCGGCGGCGGCTGGGCCGTCCTGGCCCGCGCGGTGGCCGAGGAGCTGGCCTCCGTGGGCGTACCCGCGCTGCTCGGCGTGCGCCCCGTCGAGGGCCGTGTACCGCTGCTGCTGGCCCTGCGCGCGGATTCGGAGCGCACCGCGGTGGCCGACAAGGCAGCGGCGGCGCTGCGGGCCGGCGTGGAGCGTGCCGGGATGCGGCGGCCGGGCGGGCGGCCCCCTGTGGTGGTCGTCGGGGTGCCCGGCGGCTGGGCGGCCGCCTCGGCGGGCCTCAGGCACGCGGCGGAGGCGGCGACGGCCGCACAGGGCCTGGCCGACCGTCCCTGGTACGACGCCCGGCGCCTGGATATCGACCTGCTGCTGTGGCGGCTGCGCGACCACCCCGACCTGGCCGCCTTCGTGGAGCGCGCGATCGGCCCCCTGCGCGACCACGACGACCGGGCCAAGCCCTCGCTGCTGCCCACCCTGGAGACGTATCTCGCGCACGCGGGCCGCAAGGCGGAGACCGCCCGCGAACTGCATCTCAACCGCCAGACCCTCTACAACCGCCTCGCGCGGATCGGCGAACTGCTCGGCACCGATCTGGACGACCCCCAGGCGGTGCTGGCCCTGAGCCTGGCCCTGCGGGCACGCAGACACGTCGGCTGA
- a CDS encoding FAD-binding oxidoreductase — protein MAPLSKARAALAALREDLTGEVYTPDDPGYDDARTVFNAMIDRRPAVIAECADETDVVRSVRFARDLDLPIAVRGGGHSVAGMALNDNGLVIDLRRMHGVTVDPASRTARVGGGATMSHLDRATEPHRLATTGGRASTTGVGGFVLGGGSGWLDRTFGLAVDNLLGVDLVTADGHTVRANSEENPDLFWALHGGGGNFGVATALTLRLHELPAFAVALLLYRPEHGPEVIRVYRDVIETGPREAGGGVLYLTAPPEEFVPEHLVGGLTCAVLLTYAGTEDDMRKVAQPLLAMPHEAEIVGAMPYADVQCMIDDPPGMRNYWSAEYLTGLPDELVDVFANRAWSMPVPTGTQHVLFPLAGAIPEGPAHYPVPYRDSPWVVHPFGVWADPEDDDRCVRWVRDVRADARPWSTGDVYLNFVGDEGADRVVAGLGIDNYRRLTAVKTAYDPDNVFRFNHNIPPA, from the coding sequence ATGGCTCCCCTCTCGAAGGCGCGGGCGGCCCTCGCCGCACTGCGCGAGGATCTGACCGGCGAGGTGTACACGCCGGACGACCCGGGTTATGACGACGCCCGCACGGTCTTCAACGCCATGATCGACCGACGTCCGGCCGTGATCGCGGAGTGCGCCGACGAGACCGACGTCGTCCGTTCGGTGCGCTTCGCCCGCGACCTCGACCTGCCGATCGCGGTACGCGGCGGCGGCCACAGCGTGGCCGGAATGGCACTCAACGACAACGGGCTCGTCATCGACCTCCGCCGGATGCACGGGGTCACGGTCGATCCCGCGTCCAGGACCGCACGCGTCGGGGGCGGCGCCACCATGAGCCACCTCGACCGCGCCACCGAGCCCCACCGCCTCGCGACCACCGGCGGCCGCGCCTCGACCACGGGGGTGGGCGGCTTCGTCCTCGGCGGCGGCAGCGGCTGGCTGGACCGCACCTTCGGGCTCGCCGTCGACAACCTGCTCGGCGTCGACCTGGTGACCGCCGACGGACACACCGTCCGCGCGAACTCCGAGGAGAACCCGGACCTGTTCTGGGCGCTGCACGGCGGCGGCGGGAACTTCGGCGTGGCCACCGCGCTCACCCTCCGGCTGCACGAGCTGCCCGCCTTCGCCGTCGCCCTGCTCCTCTACCGTCCCGAGCACGGCCCCGAGGTGATCCGCGTGTACCGCGACGTCATCGAGACCGGTCCTCGGGAGGCAGGCGGCGGCGTCCTCTATCTCACCGCCCCGCCCGAGGAGTTCGTCCCCGAGCATCTGGTCGGCGGGCTCACCTGCGCGGTCCTCCTGACGTACGCGGGCACCGAGGACGACATGCGCAAGGTCGCCCAGCCGCTCCTGGCGATGCCGCACGAGGCCGAGATCGTCGGCGCGATGCCGTACGCCGATGTGCAGTGCATGATCGACGACCCGCCGGGGATGCGGAACTACTGGTCGGCGGAGTACCTGACCGGACTGCCGGACGAGCTGGTGGACGTATTCGCCAACCGCGCCTGGTCGATGCCCGTGCCGACCGGCACCCAGCACGTGCTCTTCCCGCTCGCCGGCGCAATACCGGAGGGCCCCGCCCACTACCCCGTGCCCTACCGGGACTCCCCCTGGGTCGTGCATCCCTTCGGCGTCTGGGCCGACCCCGAGGACGACGACCGGTGCGTACGGTGGGTACGGGACGTGCGCGCCGATGCCCGGCCCTGGAGCACCGGCGACGTCTATCTCAACTTCGTCGGCGACGAGGGCGCCGACCGGGTCGTCGCCGGACTCGGCATCGACAACTACCGGCGGCTGACGGCGGTGAAGACCGCCTACGACCCCGACAACGTCTTCCGCTTCAACCACAACATCCCACCGGCCTGA